ACTGGCACCGAAGGACCAGGAAGCGGAAAAGGATACGAATATTTTTATGAAGACATCAATATAGAAGATGTTGCAAAAGACGCAGCAAGAACTGCAAAAACAATGCTTTTTGCTGAAGAATGTCCAAGCGGAGTAATGCCTGTCATTATTAATAACGAATTTGGCGGAGTTATCTTTCACGAAGCATGCGGGCATAGTTTAGAGGCAACTTCTGTTTCCAAAAATGCATCCGTATTTTGCGGAAAATTAAATACAGTTGTGGCAACACCGATTGTTACAGCAATTGATGATGGAACAATTGAAAATGCTTGGGGCAGTGCAAATTTTGATGATGAAGGATATCCTCAAGCAAAAAGAGTGCTAATTGATAAAGGAATTCTTAAAACTTACATGGTTGATAAATTAAACGGTAGAAGAATGAATCATATTCCTACAGGATCTTCGAGAAGAGAATCGTATAAGTATGCTCCAACTTCTAGAATGAGTAATACATTTATTGATAATGGAGAATCCACATTTGAGGAAATTATTTCAGCTACTGAATATGGACTATTTGCAGCTAAACTAGGTGGAGGGTCTGTTAACCCAGGCAGTGGAGATTTTAACTTTGCAGTTTCAGAAGGATACATTGTAAGAAACGGAAAAATAGCTGAACCAGTTAGAGGGGCTTCTTTAGTTGGTAATGGAGCGGAAATCTTATTGAAAATAGATATGGTAGGAAATAATTTAGATAGTGGTAGAGGCATGTGTGGTTCTGTCTCTGGATCAATTCCAGCAGACGTTGGACAACCTACACTAAGAGTTTCTTCAATCACTGTTGGTGGGAAGAAGGGAGCTAAATAATATGAATATTGATAAACTATTTGAAAAAGCATTGCAAAAAGGAATAACAGATGTTCAAGTTTTTTTAGCAGACAACAATCAATTAAGTATCGATGTATTTAATGGTGAAGTTGATAAATATGAAATTGCAGATACATCTAGTTTGGTAATAAAAGGCATTTTCAATGGAAAAATGGGCACCTATGTTACTGAGGTAATGGAAGATGATCTTATAGATACAATCATTGAAAACATCATTTTAAATGCTAAAATTGTGGACTCATTAGATGATGCAATTATTTATGAAGGAGACTCAAAATACGAAGCGCTTGATGGATTATTTAATGAAGAATTATTCTCAATGGATGTTAAGAGAAAAATAGATAAAGTAAAAGAATTGGATCAATTATTTCATAACTTGGATTCAAAAGTTACTTTTGTTGAATCGATGTATTCCGAAACAACAAGATCAGTTTTATTGCAAAATACAAAAGGATTAAAATTATATAATAAAGTAAATTCAGCTTATTTTGGTGGTCAAGTAATTGTAAAAGATGAAACAGATCAAAGAACTGCTTTTGATTTGACTGTCAGTAATGAATTTGTTGATTTTGACTCAACTTCACTTGCAAAATCGATTGTTGAATCTGGAGTAAAATCATTAGGAGCAAAACCAATTCCTTCAAAAAATTATGAAATCGTTTTTGATAAAGACGCATTTGCAGTACTTCTTTCTGCTTTTGAAAACATCTTTTCTGCAGAAGCTGTTCAAAAAGGGTTATCGCTTTTAAAAGGGAAATTACACCAACAAATCGGATCCAAATTAGTCACGATTGTCGATGATCCTTTTATGAAAAAAAGTAGCAGTAGTAGATCCTTTGATGATGAAGGAGTTGCGACTTTTTACAAAGAATTGATTAAAGAAGGTCAGTTAGATACGTATCTTCATAATTTAATTAGCGCTAAAAGAGATAATGTTAAATCTACTGGAAATGGATTTGGAGGATCGATTTCGCCAATAAATCTAAAAGTTTTACCAGGAAATAAAACACAGGAAGAATTAATAGCTTCTGTGAAAGATGGAATATTTATTACAAATGTTCAAGGCGCACATGCAGGGGCAAACCCAATTAGTGGAGATTTTTCTTTACAAGCAATGGGCTTTGTTATCGAAAACGGAGTTTTAGGAAAACCAGTAGCTTTAATTACTGTGGCAGGAAACTTTATTGAAATGCTTTTAAATATTGTCGAAATTGCAAATGATTTAAAAACTGGATATTTTGGAATTACTTGTCCTTCAATTAAAGTAAAATCCATGCCAGTATCAGGAATTTAAAAATCGATAAGGTTATGAATTTATAGATAAAAATTATCTTAAATATAATAACCTTTTTCTTTTTGCCAATTTGATTAAACCAGCTAATCATCTTTACATTTTTATCATTTTTTTGTATAATATATACGATAATAATATTATTAGGAGGAAACAAATATGGGTATTGTCTCAGTAGAACAAATGTTATTGAAAGCATATAATAACGGATATGCAGTAGGCCAATTTAATATAAATAATTTAGAATGGACTAAAGCGGTATTACAAACAGCACAAGAATTAAATTCACCTGTCATCCTTGGAGTCTCTGAAGGTGCAGCAAAATATATGACGGGATATAAAGTTGTTACAGCAATGGTCAAAGCTATGGTAGACTCACTTAAAATCACAGTTCCTGTAGCTCTTCATTTAGATCATGGAACTTATGAAGGATCTTTTGCGGCTATTGAAGCTGGATTTTCTTCCATAATGTTTGATGGTTCTCATTATCCTATTCAAGAAAATATTGAAAAAACCAAAGAACTAGTAGCATTAACAAAAAAACTTGGATTATCAATTGAAGCAGAAGTTGGCGCAATTGGGGGAGAAGAAGATGGAGTAATTGGTGGGGGAGAAGTTGCAGATCCAAACGAATGTAAAATGATTGCTGACTTAGGTGTAACTATTTTAGCGGCAGGAATTGGGAACATTCATGGTAAATACCCAGAGAACTGGAAAGGTCTAAACTTCGATGTTTTACAAGAAGTAAATAATATAACAAAAGGTGTTCCTTTGGTGCTTCATGGAGGAACAGGAATTCCAAGCGATATGATAAAAAAAGCAATATCAATGGGTGTTTCTAAAATTAATGTAAACACAGAATGCCAATTAGTATTTGCAGAAGCAACGAGAAAATACATCGAAGCTGGAAAAGATTTACAGGGCAAAGGATTTGATCCTAGAAAATTATTGGCTCCAGGTGTTGAAGCCATAAAACAATCTGTTCGAGATAAAATGACTTTATTTGGTTCTGTCAATCAAGCTTAATCACAAAAAAACCACAAATTAATTGTGGTTTTTATTTTTACAAAATAGTATAATATCTCTAAGGCGGTGGAATTGATGAGCGACCTCTTAAAAGAATACGTTTCTTGGAACACTGAAAACTCTGATTTTTATTTAAAATTAAAGGAACACACTTCTTTGCTTTATGAACGCTTTATGCCGGTTTACGAAGTTCTACAATTTGTGAATGAAGCTGTTCAAAAAAAAGAACTTGATTTCACAGATGATTTAGAAAAGATTTTTAGTGTGGGATTAGAATATTTACACGATCAAATTGAAACATGTAAAATCTATTTAGAAACAGTATTTAAAAATGATTTTCATCACTTTTTAGAATACGACGTTGTGATTAATAGTCTTTTGTATATCGAAGATATTAGGTATGAAATTGCTGAAAAAAAGATTGCAATTAAAAAAGAAAAACTTGATAAATTATTAAAAGAATCTTATGCGATTATTCAAGAGAAAAAAGAAATTCCATTGACCTATAAACTATTCGTTGATGATTCTCTAAAAACGATCATTGGAGATAATTATTTTGAATTTTATGGCGTTATTGATATTTTTATTGATGTCGCTGAAACATTAGGATTGTATCTCTTTGAAGATTCAGAAGACTTTGTATTAGGAAACGATATATAAAAAAAGGAGAAAAACAATGAACAGAAAACAATATGTACTTTCTTTAGTTATTGTCATACTTGTGCCAGTAGCCTTAATTACGATTAATGCATTTCACTACTTTTTAGATTGGATTTGGATTTTCTTAATTTCTACCATTGGATATATGTTTATCAAATATCGTTTAAGTGGACCCATTCAAATGTTCGCGAACAAATTTAATATGTTAGTAGATTATGATTTGGATATTAGTGGAGCTGAACATTTAGCTCAAGAAGGTGTAAATAACGCAGCAACCAAAAACATCAAAGCAATGTATATGATGTATTTAGGTATGGCCAAATATTATAGCGGGAAATACGAAGACGCGATAAAAACTTTAAATTCAATTGAATTAAATCGATTAAATACGGTATATCACATATTAATCTTTTCGTTCACGGGTTATGCCGCAGTTGAAATAGATGACATTCAAACAGTTGATTTTTCGATTGAACGAATTAAAAATGTGAGTTTAAGAGTTGCAAAAAAATATCAAGGATTTGCCGCAAGCTATTTAGAAATTTTGGAGGCTATTAAAAATGTAGATGTATCTTTAGACCAATATAAAGATGTCATTGATAAACATTTTACAAGAAACGACGGATATATTTCAACGAAATTAGTCTATAATTACCGAATGGCAATTTACTATAAAAAATTAAATGATATTCTTGAAATGGATAAATGTTTAGCTTTTATTATTGCGAATGGAAAAGAACACCATATGGCTATAAAAGCAAAACAAATGTTTCAAGGTAGTGTAAACATTGAAGATTATTTAATTGTAGAAGGGGATAACGTCGTTTCAGAGCAACAACCCGAAGTGATAGAAGAAGATCCGCTTATGATTGATACAGAAGAATCGCAAGAAGAAGATAAAGAAGAATAAATTTAAAGCGTTGAAGGAACCCTTCAACGCTTTTTTTATGTGTTTTTATTTACCTCTAGTTTTCATATGTGGAAATAATAATACATCTCGAATAGAGGAGCTATTTGTGATTAACATGACAAGACGATCGATTCCAATACCAATACCACCTGTAGGCGGCATTCCATATTCTAATGCTTCCACAAAATCAATATCCATTTCGTTTGCTTCGACATTACCTAATTCTTTTTCTTTTAGTTGATTTTCAAATCGTTCTTTTTGGTCGATAGGATCATTTAATTCGGTATACGCATTTGCATATTCTCTTCCATCAATAAAGAGCTCAAAACGTTGTGTAAATCGTTCATCTTTTGGATCCTTTTTTGTAAGAGGAGACACTTCAATTGGATAACCATATACAAAAGTAGGTTGAATAAGGGAATCTTCACAAAAATGTTCAAAGAAAAGATTTACAATGTGGCCAACACTAAACAAATGAGGTTCAACTTTTAAATGATTTTTTAAAGCGAGTTTTTTGGCTTCTTCAAAATCATGAATTTGGAAAAAATCAATGCCGGTTTGTTCTTTAATTAAATCGACCATATGAATTCTTTTCCAACCTTTGCCAAGGTTGATTTCTTTATCGCCATATTGAATGGTTGTTCTCCCGATGGTTTCAAGGGCGATTGAAGAAATTAAATCTTCGCTTAAATCCATCATTCCTTGTAAGTCGCTATAAGCTAAATACAATTCAATGGTAGTGAATTCTGGGTTATGTTTAATGTCCATGCCTTCATTTCGGAATAATCTACCAATTTCATAAACGCAATCAAAACCGCCAACAATTAATCTCTTTAAATAAAGTTCTGGAGCAATTCGTAAATAAAATGGCATATCAAGTGCGTTGTGATGAGTAATAAACGGTCTTGCATTTGCGCCACCTAAAATTGGATGTAAAATAGGCGTTTCTACTTCCAAATACCCTAGATTATTTAAGTAATTTCTCATAGATTGAATGATTTTAGAACGCAGAATAAGGGTTTCTTTTGATTCGTCATTCATAATTAAATCGACATATCTTCTGCGGTATCTTTCTTCGATATCAACTAAACCATGAAATTTTTCGGGCAAAGGCCTTAATGCTTTGACTAGGTGAGTGTATTTAGTGACACGGATTGATAGTTCTCCAGTATTTGTGACCATTGCACTTCCTTCGATTCCAACAATATCACCTAAATCGCCTTTTTGAAAAATGTCATAGTCTTCTTCGCCTATAACATCTTTTCGAACATAAATTTGAACTCTGCCATATTGGTCTTGAATATGAGCGAATCCAGCTTTTCCTTTATCTCTTTTCGTCATAAGTCTTCCAGCAATTTTAACAATCTCTGGAGAAGCTATTTCGTGAAGTTCTTCTTTGGTGTAAACTGAAAAATCCTCTTTAAAGGTAAGAGTATTATGAGTTCTATCAAAACGTTGTCCGTAAGGGTCTATGCCTTTTAATTTTAATTCATCGGCCTTTTGTCTTCGTATTATTTCTTGTTCTGTAAGTTTATATTCCATTTTTATAGTTGCTCCTATTCTATATATCCAGTTGCTAATTTCAATAATTCTAAATTGGTATACATTACAGTGATATAATCTTTTCCTTCAGCTTTTTCATCGTTTGTTAAAGATTGTAAAATATCATATTCTAACTTAATTGGATTATAACCTAAATTTTCTAATGTAGTAAAGACCGCGTTTGAAAGAGGAGAAGTAGTGTTTCTTTCATAAATAATGTATTGAATTTCATGTAAGATAGCCTCTGCGACAATCTCTTCTTTTTCTTGAGTAGTAAATTGTTCTGACTCTTCATGGTACCCAGGAGAAATGGAAAGGTATAACAATCCATAATCATAAGCAAGGTATCCATATAAATTAGTAGAAGTTAAAATGGTCTTTTCCGATTGGTCAATCACTTCTTTGAAAGAATCGCTTAACGTTTGTAAATTAAGAATTAATTGATCATAATTTGCTTTCATTAAATCTTTAATGTCTGGATATTTTAAAATTAATTTATCATAGACTAAAGTTGCTACTTGTTGAACTTTTAAAGGACTTATCCAAAAATGAGGGTCATTGCCTAAAAGATTTACTTCAGATTCAGTAGTTACTTCATCTTCATGAACATGGACTACGCCTTCAATAAATTGAATATAACTTGTTTCATCTTCAATTTTTACTAGTTCAACCGGTTTATTTGTAAAGATACTGTTGATTTGGAAATCAACATATTGGTCGTAATTAGCTCCAACATAAAATAGATAACTTGCTTCTGTCATTGCAATAATTTCTTTTGGGGACCAGTCAATTGAATCTTGATGAGAAGAAACGCCAGGAACAATCCCTACCGTTAATGTAGTGCCTTTAAAGATTTCTTCTACAACGTATTGTATTGGATATACAGTTACGTATACATCATAAAATATGGTTTGATTTGTACAAGAAAAAGTCATTAAAGAAATAAATAACACAAAAATACTGCCTATAATTTTTTTCACGAGCTAACACTTCCTTTTAAACCTAATCTATTTCTTATTATACAGAATAAAACTCATTTTATCAATGAATTCTAGGTTGCTATTTTGTATTTTTTTCTTCTAGGACTTCATACATGCTTAAAGCATTCTCTTTATTTGCTTGATTTGCAAGAGCTAAGACTCTCACAGTAAATTCTTTGTTTCCATAAATAATTTTAATGATGTCGTTTATTTTAACCAAAGTAGAAGGCTTAGCTACTTTGTCATTTATGTAAACTCGATTATTCGCTGAGATTTCTTTCGCAATGGTTCTGCGTTTAAAGATTCTTGATACTTTTAAATACTTATCTAATCGCATACAATCCTCCAATTGAATAAGGGATACTCGAAGTATCCCTCACACTTTATTCGAATTTTCTTTCTTCTGTTTTTTCGTTTACAATTTCTTTTTGCTCGGGTTCAGTTGGAACGGTATCAGTTGCGAGGATATTATCCCACCTGTTTAATTTTCCGGTTTTAACGATTTCATCAATATCTTCTCTTGTTAATGTTTCAACCTCTAATAAGTAATGAGCAATTTGTTGAAGTAAACTTTCGTTTTCGCTTATTACTTTTTTTGCTGATTCATAACATTCGTGAATGATGCCTCTTATTTCTTTGTCAATTTCAGTTGCAATGGCTTCAGAGAAGTTTTTATCTTTGCCATAATCTCTTCCTAAGAAGACGGCTCCTGTATTTTGTTCGTAAGTAACAGGGCCTAAATTATCCGACATTCCATATTCGGTAATCATCGATCTTGCAATTGCTGTTGCTCTTAATAAATCATTATGAGCGCCAGTAGAAATTTCATTAAAAACAAATTCTTCAGCAACTCTACCACCAAGTAATCCTGTAATCATTTCTAATAAATTTTGTTTTGTTTGTAAAAATTGTTGTTCCTCTTCTGGAAGCATGAGGTTATATCCTCCGGCTTGTCCTCTAGGAATAATTGTTACTTTATGTACAATATTAGCGTTTTCTAATTTGATTCCAACCACTGCGTGGCCTGCCTCATGGAAAGCGATAAATTTTCTTTCTTTTTTACTAAAGACTTTTGATTTTTTAGCAGGTCCCATCATTACCCGGTCTACTGCTTCGTCAATATGAGACATTTCAATTTGTTTTTTATTTTCTCTTGCAGCAAGTAAAGCAGATTCATTCATCAAGTTTTCTAGATCGGCTCCTGTAAATCCTGGAGTTCTTCTTGCAATTTCTTCAAAGGTAATAGTAGGATTGATTTTCTTTTTACGAGAGTGAACTTTTAAGATAGCGATTCGACCTTTAATATCTGGAGTTCCTACATAAATTTGTCTATCAAAACGACCAGGTCTCATTAATGCGGGGTCTAAGATGTCTACTCGGTTCGTTGCTGCTAAAATGATAACGCCTGAATTATGTCCAAATCCATCCATTTCAACTAAGAGTTGATTAAGAGTTTGTTCTCTTTCATCATGTCCTCCACCGAGCCCAGTTCCTCTTTGTCTACCAACTGCATCGATTTCATCGATAAAGAGAATACAAGGAGCGTTTTGCTTTGCGGTTTTAAACATGTCTCTTACCCTACTTGCTCCAACTCCTACAAACATTTCTAAGAAATCAGATCCACTTACAAAATAGAAAGGGACATTTGCTTCTCCGGCAACGGCTCTAGCAATTAATGTTTTTCCAGTTCCTGGAGGCCCAACTAAAAGGACGCCTCTGGGAATTCTTGCGCCTAATTCTATGTATTTTTTTGGATTCTTTAAGAAATCAATAATTTCAGCTAATTCTTCTTTTTCTTCATCAGCACCAGCAACGTCATCAAAAGTAGTTCTTTGACCTTTGCTTAATTTTGCGCGGCTTTTTCCAAAATCAAAAGCTTGTTTGTTCGCGTTATTTCCGCCCTTCATCATAAAGACAAGCATAATCACAATTCCTGCAACCAAAATGACTGGGAATATAATATTAATTAAGCTATATGTTGCAGCAGGTACGAAGGTATATATTACGTCATTTGTTGCAAAACTATCGGTATTAAGTACGTTAATGATTCCATAAACAGTGGCTAGTTCGTCATCGTTTGCTAAGTAGGTAATATAATTTCTTGTATCTACTAAAGCACCAGTAACTTTATACGCTCGATAATTTGAATCACCAGATAATGGAGTAA
This window of the Bacillota bacterium genome carries:
- the fba gene encoding class II fructose-1,6-bisphosphate aldolase produces the protein MGIVSVEQMLLKAYNNGYAVGQFNINNLEWTKAVLQTAQELNSPVILGVSEGAAKYMTGYKVVTAMVKAMVDSLKITVPVALHLDHGTYEGSFAAIEAGFSSIMFDGSHYPIQENIEKTKELVALTKKLGLSIEAEVGAIGGEEDGVIGGGEVADPNECKMIADLGVTILAAGIGNIHGKYPENWKGLNFDVLQEVNNITKGVPLVLHGGTGIPSDMIKKAISMGVSKINVNTECQLVFAEATRKYIEAGKDLQGKGFDPRKLLAPGVEAIKQSVRDKMTLFGSVNQA
- a CDS encoding TldD/PmbA family protein, giving the protein MNIDKLFEKALQKGITDVQVFLADNNQLSIDVFNGEVDKYEIADTSSLVIKGIFNGKMGTYVTEVMEDDLIDTIIENIILNAKIVDSLDDAIIYEGDSKYEALDGLFNEELFSMDVKRKIDKVKELDQLFHNLDSKVTFVESMYSETTRSVLLQNTKGLKLYNKVNSAYFGGQVIVKDETDQRTAFDLTVSNEFVDFDSTSLAKSIVESGVKSLGAKPIPSKNYEIVFDKDAFAVLLSAFENIFSAEAVQKGLSLLKGKLHQQIGSKLVTIVDDPFMKKSSSSRSFDDEGVATFYKELIKEGQLDTYLHNLISAKRDNVKSTGNGFGGSISPINLKVLPGNKTQEELIASVKDGIFITNVQGAHAGANPISGDFSLQAMGFVIENGVLGKPVALITVAGNFIEMLLNIVEIANDLKTGYFGITCPSIKVKSMPVSGI
- the lysS gene encoding lysine--tRNA ligase is translated as MEYKLTEQEIIRRQKADELKLKGIDPYGQRFDRTHNTLTFKEDFSVYTKEELHEIASPEIVKIAGRLMTKRDKGKAGFAHIQDQYGRVQIYVRKDVIGEEDYDIFQKGDLGDIVGIEGSAMVTNTGELSIRVTKYTHLVKALRPLPEKFHGLVDIEERYRRRYVDLIMNDESKETLILRSKIIQSMRNYLNNLGYLEVETPILHPILGGANARPFITHHNALDMPFYLRIAPELYLKRLIVGGFDCVYEIGRLFRNEGMDIKHNPEFTTIELYLAYSDLQGMMDLSEDLISSIALETIGRTTIQYGDKEINLGKGWKRIHMVDLIKEQTGIDFFQIHDFEEAKKLALKNHLKVEPHLFSVGHIVNLFFEHFCEDSLIQPTFVYGYPIEVSPLTKKDPKDERFTQRFELFIDGREYANAYTELNDPIDQKERFENQLKEKELGNVEANEMDIDFVEALEYGMPPTGGIGIGIDRLVMLITNSSSIRDVLLFPHMKTRGK
- a CDS encoding RNA-binding S4 domain-containing protein encodes the protein MRLDKYLKVSRIFKRRTIAKEISANNRVYINDKVAKPSTLVKINDIIKIIYGNKEFTVRVLALANQANKENALSMYEVLEEKNTK
- a CDS encoding TldD/PmbA family protein codes for the protein MLLEKNLIEQIINQGLATGADFAEVFIEEKTSESIQLIGGRIEKANSAKIFGVGVRLALEFQSVYGYTNSKNPKDLIKLASDLSKSFSSEKLLMATPLSSLEIGQRHSVKLNPKDVSKEEKVMLIQKAYKAAKEYDEVIQQVTVNLSDSVQEVLIANSEGRFANETRVRVRMRINAIAGIDGQMQTGTEGPGSGKGYEYFYEDINIEDVAKDAARTAKTMLFAEECPSGVMPVIINNEFGGVIFHEACGHSLEATSVSKNASVFCGKLNTVVATPIVTAIDDGTIENAWGSANFDDEGYPQAKRVLIDKGILKTYMVDKLNGRRMNHIPTGSSRRESYKYAPTSRMSNTFIDNGESTFEEIISATEYGLFAAKLGGGSVNPGSGDFNFAVSEGYIVRNGKIAEPVRGASLVGNGAEILLKIDMVGNNLDSGRGMCGSVSGSIPADVGQPTLRVSSITVGGKKGAK
- a CDS encoding zinc ABC transporter substrate-binding protein, with amino-acid sequence MKKIIGSIFVLFISLMTFSCTNQTIFYDVYVTVYPIQYVVEEIFKGTTLTVGIVPGVSSHQDSIDWSPKEIIAMTEASYLFYVGANYDQYVDFQINSIFTNKPVELVKIEDETSYIQFIEGVVHVHEDEVTTESEVNLLGNDPHFWISPLKVQQVATLVYDKLILKYPDIKDLMKANYDQLILNLQTLSDSFKEVIDQSEKTILTSTNLYGYLAYDYGLLYLSISPGYHEESEQFTTQEKEEIVAEAILHEIQYIIYERNTTSPLSNAVFTTLENLGYNPIKLEYDILQSLTNDEKAEGKDYITVMYTNLELLKLATGYIE
- the ftsH gene encoding ATP-dependent zinc metalloprotease FtsH, with translation MIALLVLLAISIIFSFGTMNSPEELRNDEFVTVLNNQGIATVYVTPLSGDSNYRAYKVTGALVDTRNYITYLANDDELATVYGIINVLNTDSFATNDVIYTFVPAATYSLINIIFPVILVAGIVIMLVFMMKGGNNANKQAFDFGKSRAKLSKGQRTTFDDVAGADEEKEELAEIIDFLKNPKKYIELGARIPRGVLLVGPPGTGKTLIARAVAGEANVPFYFVSGSDFLEMFVGVGASRVRDMFKTAKQNAPCILFIDEIDAVGRQRGTGLGGGHDEREQTLNQLLVEMDGFGHNSGVIILAATNRVDILDPALMRPGRFDRQIYVGTPDIKGRIAILKVHSRKKKINPTITFEEIARRTPGFTGADLENLMNESALLAARENKKQIEMSHIDEAVDRVMMGPAKKSKVFSKKERKFIAFHEAGHAVVGIKLENANIVHKVTIIPRGQAGGYNLMLPEEEQQFLQTKQNLLEMITGLLGGRVAEEFVFNEISTGAHNDLLRATAIARSMITEYGMSDNLGPVTYEQNTGAVFLGRDYGKDKNFSEAIATEIDKEIRGIIHECYESAKKVISENESLLQQIAHYLLEVETLTREDIDEIVKTGKLNRWDNILATDTVPTEPEQKEIVNEKTEERKFE